A window of Aeromicrobium sp. Root236 contains these coding sequences:
- a CDS encoding MerR family transcriptional regulator codes for MPEDATGGEEYTVDELAARAQMTVRNVRAYAGRGLIDAPRLEGRTGYYNREHLQRLQLIRQLIERGFTLAAIEKAILNAPHAAGHTLDLIAILDQPDTAEPETMSRDDLAALAGVHRDDTLIESLVGLGLVEKLGTDEVRLIEPAVVRSGAAAVKLGLAPETVIALFPLLQSHLRTIADAFVREVVKELVQPFVDAGLPEDDWPQVLNVVESLLPIASQVTLGIFRSEFRDAIEVEVGEQITGLASKRS; via the coding sequence ATGCCAGAGGATGCAACGGGCGGCGAGGAGTACACCGTCGACGAGCTCGCTGCGCGGGCCCAGATGACGGTGCGCAACGTCCGGGCGTACGCCGGGCGCGGCCTGATCGACGCGCCGCGGCTCGAAGGGCGTACGGGCTACTACAACCGCGAGCACCTGCAGCGGCTCCAGCTCATCCGTCAGCTGATCGAGCGCGGCTTCACGCTCGCGGCGATCGAGAAGGCGATCCTCAACGCACCCCACGCGGCCGGGCACACGCTCGACCTCATCGCGATCCTCGACCAGCCCGATACTGCTGAGCCCGAGACCATGTCGCGCGACGACCTGGCTGCCTTGGCGGGCGTGCACCGCGACGACACCTTGATCGAGTCGCTGGTGGGACTCGGCCTGGTCGAGAAGCTCGGCACCGACGAGGTCCGGCTGATCGAGCCGGCCGTCGTACGTTCGGGCGCCGCCGCCGTCAAGCTGGGCCTCGCACCCGAGACCGTCATCGCCCTGTTCCCGTTGCTGCAGTCGCACCTGCGCACGATCGCGGACGCGTTCGTGCGTGAGGTCGTCAAGGAGCTCGTGCAGCCGTTCGTCGACGCGGGGCTGCCGGAGGACGACTGGCCGCAGGTCCTCAACGTCGTCGAGAGCCTGCTGCCCATCGCGAGCCAGGTGACCCTCGGCATCTTCCGGTCGGAGTTCCGCGACGCGATCGAGGTCGAGGTCGGCGAGCAGATCACCGGGCTGGCGTCGAAGCGCTCCTGA
- a CDS encoding YqgE/AlgH family protein has translation MDTLRGKLLVATPAIESGPFMRSVVFVLDHDADGALGVILNRPLDSEVDDVLPDWAGLVNAPVCLFDGGPVAMDSALALGVIADVAPPIGWRQMAGRVGLVDLEGPLPGNGEFAGIRVFAGYAGWGAEQLEAELDEGAWLVVEAYDSDLISPQPETLWREVLRRQDNDVRFWTTFPDDPSAN, from the coding sequence ATGGACACGTTGAGAGGGAAGCTCCTGGTGGCCACGCCGGCCATCGAGTCCGGCCCGTTCATGCGCAGCGTCGTGTTCGTCCTCGACCACGACGCCGACGGCGCCCTCGGCGTGATCCTCAACCGCCCCCTGGACTCTGAGGTCGACGACGTCCTGCCCGACTGGGCCGGACTCGTCAACGCACCCGTGTGCCTGTTCGACGGCGGGCCGGTCGCGATGGACTCGGCGCTGGCGCTCGGCGTCATCGCCGACGTCGCGCCGCCCATCGGCTGGCGCCAGATGGCCGGTCGTGTGGGTCTCGTCGACCTCGAGGGACCGCTGCCCGGCAACGGCGAGTTCGCCGGCATCCGGGTGTTCGCGGGCTATGCCGGGTGGGGCGCAGAGCAGCTCGAGGCCGAGCTCGACGAGGGGGCGTGGCTGGTCGTCGAGGCGTACGACTCGGACCTCATCTCGCCGCAGCCCGAGACGCTCTGGCGCGAGGTGCTGCGACGCCAGGACAACGACGTGAGGTTCTGGACGACATTCCCCGACGACCCCTCCGCCAACTGA
- a CDS encoding DUF3039 domain-containing protein, whose amino-acid sequence MAFFGRGTQTVVDERTDMRTEEGDHEKFSHYVPKDELTEAMIMGHPVVALCGKVWVPSRDPERFPVCPECKDIWESLKDGDEGDPSGDA is encoded by the coding sequence GTGGCTTTCTTCGGGCGAGGTACTCAGACGGTTGTCGACGAGCGCACCGACATGCGCACCGAAGAGGGTGACCACGAGAAGTTCTCGCACTACGTCCCCAAGGACGAGCTGACCGAGGCGATGATCATGGGTCATCCCGTCGTCGCACTGTGCGGCAAGGTGTGGGTGCCGAGCCGTGATCCGGAGCGTTTCCCGGTGTGCCCCGAGTGCAAAGACATCTGGGAGAGCCTCAAAGACGGCGACGAGGGGGACCCCTCGGGTGACGCGTAG